In one Saccharibacillus brassicae genomic region, the following are encoded:
- a CDS encoding MBL fold metallo-hydrolase, giving the protein MNLQMIGTGNAFAKKYFNNNALIEQDGFKLLIDCGITAPLALYELGIGMEELDAVLVTHTHGDHVGGLEEYGFQMKFKHGRRPVLLLPEALVDPLWQNTLSGGMTQEGLEKLEDAFDVRALRVGDVQELAPNLCVELVPTSHIAGKKSYSLILNRDVFYSADMTFEPELLTTLVRDRGIRRILHEVQLEGPGAVHTTLDELLSLPEEMQSIIKLMHYADNKEQFVGRTGKMEFLEQGLVYPI; this is encoded by the coding sequence ATGAACCTTCAAATGATCGGGACGGGTAACGCTTTTGCCAAAAAATATTTCAACAATAACGCGCTGATCGAGCAGGACGGCTTCAAGCTGCTGATCGACTGCGGCATTACGGCGCCTCTGGCGCTGTACGAGCTTGGCATCGGCATGGAAGAACTGGATGCGGTGCTCGTGACGCATACGCACGGCGACCACGTCGGAGGCCTCGAAGAATACGGCTTCCAGATGAAGTTCAAGCACGGGCGGCGGCCGGTGCTGCTGCTGCCCGAAGCGCTCGTCGACCCGCTGTGGCAGAACACGCTGTCGGGCGGCATGACGCAGGAAGGGCTGGAGAAGCTCGAAGACGCGTTCGACGTCCGTGCGCTGCGCGTCGGCGACGTGCAGGAACTGGCGCCGAACCTGTGCGTGGAACTGGTTCCCACCTCGCATATCGCCGGCAAAAAAAGCTATTCGCTGATTCTCAATCGCGACGTGTTCTACAGCGCCGACATGACGTTCGAGCCCGAGCTGCTGACGACGCTCGTGCGCGACCGCGGCATCCGGCGCATCCTGCACGAAGTCCAGCTCGAAGGGCCGGGAGCCGTGCATACGACGCTGGACGAGCTGCTGTCGCTGCCGGAAGAGATGCAGTCGATCATCAAGCTGATGCATTACGCGGACAACAAAGAGCAGTTCGTCGGCCGGACCGGCAAAATGGAGTTTCTGGAGCAGGGACTCGTGTATCCGATCTGA